CGCGAAGAAGTCCGAGGGGGCCCAGCTCTACAAGCTCTCCAACGGGCTCCGCGTGGTCGTCGAAGCCAGCCAGAGCGTGCCACTTGTCTCCTACCGCTGGGCTGCACTGGGTGGCTCACGACTGGAATCTCCCAAATCCGAGGGCATCTACCACTTCCTGGCAGAGATGCTGCCGCGCGGCGCTGGCGATCGCACCGCCGCCGAAGTCCGGCGCGAGGCCGAACACATCGCCGGCGCGGTGCAGGGCATGGCCGGTCGCAACACGACGGGCACCGGTACCCAGTGCCTCTCGCGCTTCTGGGATCGCGGGCTCGAACTCTTCGCCGACGTGACACTGGCACCCACGCTGCCCGAGGATGAGATGGGACGCGTGCGGGCGGAATCCTTCGCCGCACTCGAGCGCGAGAAGGACGCCCCCACCCAGATGCTCTTTTCGAGGCTCCGCGCCGAGCTCTACGGCGGCCATCCCTACGGCTACCGGATTCTGGGAAATCGCGAGAACATCGAAACGTTCAGCCGGAAAGATCTGAGCCGCGCCCACACCCAGCTCCTGAATCCCTCGCAGATGGTGCTCTCGGTCGTGGGCGACGTCGATGCCGAGCGCGTGATCGCCCGCCTCGAAGCGCGCTTTGGCCACCTCAAGCCGCGCTCCGGCAAGGACAAGGCACTCAAGGTGAGCGCTCTCAAGAAGCCGCGCTACGCCGAGATCCTGCTGGACCGCCAGCAGGCACACCTCGCCATGGGTTTTCTGGGAACGCGCATCAGCGCGGCCGATCGTTACGCCATGGAAGTGCTCAACACAATTCTCGCCGGCCAGGGCGGCCGCCTGTTCACGAACCTGCGCGACAAGCTCTCGCTGGCCTACACCGTGACTTCCTTTGCCGTGGAGGGGATCGAGCCCGGGCTCTTCGCCACCTACATCGGCACCGCGCCTGAGAAACTCCAGACCGCATTCGACGCAATGATGCGCGAGCTCGACCTGATTCGCAGCAAGCAGGCCGGCCGCGACGAGATCACACGTGCCAAGCGCCACCTGATTGCCTCGAACGCGATCGATCTGCAGAGCCTGAGCGCGCGGGCGGGGACCTACACCCTCAACGAGCTCTACGGACTGGGATACCGGGCCGACAAGGCCTATGCGAAGGTTGTGAGCGCAGTGAGCGCCGCTGACGTGCGCGCAGCGGCTGAGCGCTACCTGCAGCCCGGTCGCGGGGTGCTGGCGGTGCTGCGCCCCGAGGGCGCGCTCTCACTGGAGAGCGGCTGGCTGGGTCAGTGAGCCGCGTGAGCGCGAGCGCGCCCTTCTCTCCATAAATACGTCGACGCCGATCCCCGCGAAGGCGAGGAAGAAAATGAGTACCTGCGCGCGGTGGCGGTAGGCGGTGCCGACATTTCCCTCCACCAGCGAGTAGGTCAGCGTCACCGTCGTCACGAACATGAACAGCGATGCCAGCCGCGTCGCGTGTTGTTCGAATGCCCGCTTGATCCCGATGATGACAAACGGCACGAGCCCGTACCACAGGAATACTTCAGGCAGGGCCGCGAACTGCAGGTTCGATTCCACACTCCAGGGAAACGGCGCCAGCAGGAAGTAGGCGATGCCGATCGGCAGGTGAAGCAGCGCACTGCCCAGAGAGCCGACGCTCGACCCCGCACCGAACGCCGATCCACCGATCGCGAGTTTCTGCCGGGCCGACTCGAGCCCCTCCAGGCTGACCTGCTCGACAAGCGGCTCCACGATTCCCATCTCACGCAGGACGATCACCAATAGTACGAGTATCGATATGCTAACCAGAAAACGCCGCGGTGAAATGACCTTCCCCTGCCCGGCAATGGCGGCCAACGCCAGCGAGGCCAGCAGAATGTTGGCCAGATAGTCACGCAGCGTTGCCACCAGAAACACGCCGAAGGCGAGCATGAGCCACGCGCTCAAGCGCTTGCGCTCGCTCCAGTCAAGGACCGCATCGAAGCAGAGCACAAGCCCCAGCACCACCAGTGCGTCGCGGATGGCAAGCGCACTCCAGAGCGTGAGCGAGGGGCAGAGGGCGGCAAACACGCCGGCCAGCAGGGCCGCCCGCTGCGTTGCGATGCGACCGGCAATCCGAAAGAGTCCCACCACTGCCAGCGCGCCCGCCACAGCGTTCACCAGCTTGGGAAGCAGCATGCTGGAACCAAATACGTAGTAGATCGAACCGACGAATATGTAATAGAGATTGCCCGGATTCATGAACCAACTGGGCGGGCCTTCGATCTCACCATGCCATTCCTGCGCCAGGAAAGTGCCCGCGTAGTGGTAGCGAACCTGGTCGGGCGCCACTGCGTTGGGGTCGATGAACGCCGTCGTCACGGCTGCCAGTGCCACCCGCAGCAGCAGCGCGAACACAAACAGGCGCACCGCGTAGCTGCGCTGCGTGGCGTCCGCTCCGCCAAAGATGAGAAACGGGACCGAGAAAGCCAGCAACAACGGCAAAAGAATGAAATAGCCCGCGGCGCTGCTTGTATCGACGGCAATGAACCGGCCCGACCACAACGCAACCGGGACCAGAACCACCAGCACCAGCCACGGCACGGATTCATTCTGCAGCTTCAACGCCATGGGTACAGTTGTACCCGCTGGACGCCGGGAATGGGAAACGCCCGCGGGGGGACGGTATTGCCCGAAGAGCTTGCGTTCGGTATGTATCGGCCTGTATCCAACGACCTGAGGAACCCGAGGGGGTTGAAATGCTGGACAAGAAGTTCATCGGGCTTGAATCGGACGTGCCGCAGATTTTCGAAGTCGAGAAAGGCGCCATCCGCAAATTTGTCGACGCCATCGGCGACACCAATCCCATCTACCGTGACGAGGAAGCGGCCAAGGCCGCCGGCTACAGTGCGATTCCCGCACCTCCGACCTTTGCCATCAGTTTTTCATTCGAGGTGAAATCCGGCGGCGTGCGCGACAAGATCTCCATTGATATGAAGCGCGTACTCCACGGCGAGCAGCACTTCTTCTACAAGCGCCCGTTGCAGGTCGGCGACAAACTACGCTGCAAGCAGAAGGTCATCGATATCTCCACCAAAGACGGCAAGTCCGGCGGCATGGATTTCCTGACCATCGACTCGATTTTCAGTGATGCCGAAACCGGCGAAGAGGTCTGTACCCTTCGCGGAGTCACGGTGATCCGCCACTAGAAATCCCGCCCGCACAGCAAGCGAATCAAGCGACGCTGAGCCCACTCGGGCTCAGCGTTTCGTTTTGACGATGGTTGCGTTCTTGACGATCTGAATGGGAAGCTGGAAACGCCCGCGCTTGAGCGCGTCGGTGTTCACGTAGAACTGGGTCGCCGCCGACTGGCTGCTGCTTGTTCTTTTGTTTTTCTTAGGCTTGCCCTGCAGGGCGGCAATGGACTGGCTTACGATCGCCGTGGCGGATACTTCGGCCGCCATTTCGAGGCCCAGCACAGCGCCGTGTTCCACGGCAGCCTTTCCCGTAGCGAAGACGGGAACGGGATTGCCCGCGCCATCGAATGCACGCAGGGCATCCATGAAGTTCTTCCAGTTCCCCGCGGTCCAGTAGGAATCGGGCAGGATCAGTCCGGCCACCGCGTCGGGAAGCGCCTTCGCAAGCGCCGCCGCGGGGCTTTCCCCCGAATCGAGATCGACGCGAACGAGATTCACGCGCAGGCGGTCGGCCGCTTCCTTGTATTGATCCCACAGCTTGCTCGCCTTGCCGGGCGCCATGGGGACCAGCACCTTGCCGTTTTCGGCCACGGACTGGCGAAGCATCGCCACCACGCGGTCCACGGGCACTGCGAGCGGGTCACCACCCCCACCAACGGCGGCCGATACAACGCGCACGCCGCGGCGCTCGAGTCGCTCGGCCACCTGCGTGGCGTCGGCGTCGGCCAGCATCACCACCAGGTCCGGAGATTTGAGCGCAATCTGGTCTAGATCCTTCGAGCGCGCGCTGCCCTGCACCGCGGCCGTTGTGATTTCCAATCCCGCAAGCGACCCACTGGCCGCCTTGCCCAGCGCACTCTGGATCGAGGCGAGCGTGGACTTCGAGAGTCCCGTGTCATGCACGATCATCGCAGCCGGCGGCTTGCCGGGCGTGAGCTTCACGTTCGGCGGCGTGTGAATTGCCTTGTAGAAGCCGCTGCCGCCGCCCAGGGGAAAGCCCGAGAGCATGCTGACCGTTGCGTCAAAGTGGTACGTGCGCCCCTCCAGCGAGGTCCAGTTCAGGAAGCGGAACCCCACTTCGGGGAGCTGTCCGGGCACGAATTCCGGCCCGAAATCCCCCTTGGGGTCGTCGAGGAAGTGGATTTCTTTCTTGAGGGAGAGGTCGCGCGCGAGATCGATGACGCCGAAAATATTGACGCCATTGCCCGTGAGCATGATCCACTCTTCGTTGCCCATGGGGATTGCCTTCTCCACCGGGCTCAAACGGCCGTCAACGAGCGTGCCGCGCGACATCGCCAGCGTGGAGAACGTCGCACCGCGGAAGTCGCGGAAATCGACACCGATCGTCAGGTCCACATTGCTCAGGAAGGCCGTGACCTTGCCGGGCAGCGTGAACTCAACGGGCACACGGATGGTGCGCGGCCCCATCTGGAACTGGGCCTTGATGGGCACGGACATCGGACCGATGGTGATGGTGCCCTCCAGGGCACGGATGATGCGCACCGGCCCGACGCGAATACCCACCACGTGGGCCTCGACGTCTTCTTCATTGAGCGAGAGTTCCACCAGCTCGCCCAGGCTGCGACCGGTCATGCGGACCTTCAAGCGGTCGATCAGGTTGATCTTCTTGCCGCGTCCGAGCGGGCCCTTGTAGTCCGCCGTCCGCACCTCATCGAAGATGATCGGAAACTTCTCACTGAAACCCAGAACAATGGCGTCGGACTCCGCCTTGTCTTCCTTGGCGTCGTACCAGACGTGCCGTTCCTTGGACGGTGGGGGCGGGTTGTCGAATGCAAAAATGTACAGGTAGCCGCGGCGCCCGCCGACCGGGTCGGCCACTTCGAGTTCGCGGGCGACCTTGTGCCCGCCGGGCCAACGGCCCGCATGCACGCGGTATCCCACATCGGGAAGCAGGAACACCAGCTCGTCGGTGTCATCGAGGACGCCCGGGCGCTCATCGGGGACCTTCGGCGGGGTATCGTCGAAGATGTAGTCGCCCCTGGCGTTCATTTCATCGATCTGAAAGGGAATCGGTACCAGGCCGTCCCCCAGATCGGAATAAATGCGGATTTTTTCGTTGGACTGGCCGACGAAGGCCGAGAGCTCGCTCCCCTTGACCACCCGAAGCAACGTGGCCCGGTTGGGAGAGCTGAAGACCGGGGGCGCGGCGTAGGCGGCACTTGCAAGGGCCAGCATCGCCACAATCAATCCGGGGATGCACCAGCGCATCCCGACGCGCGTTTGATGAACGTACACACTCGCCCCTTCTGCTCAGAGCAACAGGCCCGATTCAGTGCTGAATCGGGAAATCTACAGAACTAGATGAAGTTTGGGGCGGTTTGTCAGACGGGTCAAGCCCGCCGCTGAGGGCTATCTGGAGGCCACATGGGTGGCGTTCTTGATAATCTGGATCGGCAGCTTGAACTTGCCCCACCGTAGCGTCGCCGGGTTGATGTACATCTGCATCGCCGGGCTGGCCGACGCGCCGCCGCCCTCCGCGCCCTCTCCCTTGAGCAGGGCGATCACCCGGGAGGCCACTTCCTCGGCATTGTTGCCGGCCGAGGTCCCCAGCCCCAGGAGCGCGCCCTCGGCCACGCCGTCCCGGCCGGTTACGAACACCGGTTTGGGCCTTGGAAGACCCTTGATGAATTCAAGCGCGCTGTGGAAGCGGCCAAAATCACTTTCGGTCCAGAACACATCGGGCACGATCAGGATCGCATCGGCAGAAGCGGCATCGGCGCCAAGCGCCTGGGCCACGGTCGTCTTCTCGTCGAGCAGCACGTGCTGCAGTTTGATCCCGCTGGTGGCGGCCGCTTTCTGGTAGGCCGGAAGCAGGGAGCGGTCGCGCCCCTTGCCGGTCGGGAACAGGATTGTCGCACCGGGATTCAGGCACTGCTGGATCATCACCATTACCCGGTCGGGCGGAACCGAGCCGAGCGACCCGCCGGTGCTGGCCCGAAGCGAGCGGATGCCCCGCTGGGCAAGATACTGCGCGGCTCCATCAATGTTGGTCTGGAGCACCACTACCCCGGCCCCGGAATCAGCCAGTTTGACCAGATCGCTCTTCGCGCCCGAAACCAGCATCAATTCCACGCTCGCTGATTTCTCACGCGCGGCGATGACATCGCGAACCCGCGCAGCCTCTGCCGCGCCTGCCTTGTCGTGTGCGATCACGACGCGAGGCCCCGCGCCGTCGGTCGCCTTGTGGCCAACGCCATTTTCCAGGGACTTGAACACCCCGCTGCCGCCGCCCCGGGGGAAGCCCTCCAGCGCGGCAATGCGGGCCTCGAGCACGTAGCTCTTGCCCTCGAGCGAGTGCCAGTTCACCAACTTGAAACCCGCCTCCGGAAGCTGTCCGGGCACGCTCTCGGGGGGCTGCTCGCCATCCACGCTGTCGATGAAATGGACTTCTTTCTTGAGCGTGAGGCTCCGGTCGAGCACGACCTGCCCGTAGAAGTTGATCCCTTTGCCGGTGACCATCATCCACTCTTCATCGCCGAGCTCGACATTCTGCTCGGCACGGGTCGTCTTGCCGTCCACCAGCGTGCCGCGATTGAACGCGAGCGTCGAGAAAGTCCCGCCGCGAAGGTCGCGCAGGTCGACGGCCAGCAGCACGTCCATGTCGCTCAGGAAAGTGCGG
This genomic interval from Chrysiogenia bacterium contains the following:
- a CDS encoding glycosyltransferase family 39 protein is translated as MALKLQNESVPWLVLVVLVPVALWSGRFIAVDTSSAAGYFILLPLLLAFSVPFLIFGGADATQRSYAVRLFVFALLLRVALAAVTTAFIDPNAVAPDQVRYHYAGTFLAQEWHGEIEGPPSWFMNPGNLYYIFVGSIYYVFGSSMLLPKLVNAVAGALAVVGLFRIAGRIATQRAALLAGVFAALCPSLTLWSALAIRDALVVLGLVLCFDAVLDWSERKRLSAWLMLAFGVFLVATLRDYLANILLASLALAAIAGQGKVISPRRFLVSISILVLLVIVLREMGIVEPLVEQVSLEGLESARQKLAIGGSAFGAGSSVGSLGSALLHLPIGIAYFLLAPFPWSVESNLQFAALPEVFLWYGLVPFVIIGIKRAFEQHATRLASLFMFVTTVTLTYSLVEGNVGTAYRHRAQVLIFFLAFAGIGVDVFMERRARSRSRGSLTQPAALQ
- a CDS encoding MaoC family dehydratase N-terminal domain-containing protein; protein product: MLDKKFIGLESDVPQIFEVEKGAIRKFVDAIGDTNPIYRDEEAAKAAGYSAIPAPPTFAISFSFEVKSGGVRDKISIDMKRVLHGEQHFFYKRPLQVGDKLRCKQKVIDISTKDGKSGGMDFLTIDSIFSDAETGEEVCTLRGVTVIRH